A portion of the candidate division WOR-3 bacterium genome contains these proteins:
- a CDS encoding DUF4416 family protein, translating to MSEPASPLPCKLILGLFYTEKNLLIRVKEELIKSFGEIDYESESFDFNFTSYYEKEMGKDIKRIFYSFKELIDPSRIVEIKYITWEIEKKFTIEGKRKVNIDPGYMDYFKFVLASFKESGYKIYLGRGVYADITLWYEKGKFRPLLTSFPDFKSNLYEKAFLKIREIYKRDLRKLKIN from the coding sequence ATGAGTGAGCCCGCCAGCCCTTTACCCTGTAAATTGATTTTAGGTTTATTTTACACTGAAAAAAATTTATTAATTAGGGTTAAGGAAGAACTTATAAAATCATTCGGAGAAATTGATTATGAAAGTGAAAGTTTTGATTTTAATTTTACTTCTTATTATGAAAAGGAAATGGGTAAAGATATAAAGAGAATATTTTATTCTTTTAAGGAACTAATTGATCCTTCAAGAATTGTGGAAATTAAATATATAACATGGGAAATTGAAAAAAAATTTACTATTGAAGGTAAAAGGAAAGTAAATATAGATCCCGGTTATATGGATTATTTCAAATTTGTTTTAGCATCTTTTAAGGAAAGTGGTTACAAAATATATCTTGGAAGAGGAGTTTATGCTGATATAACCTTATGGTATGAAAAAGGGAAATTTAGACCCCTTTTAACAAGTTTCCCGGATTTTAAAAGCAATTTATATGAAAAAGCCTTTTTAAAAATAAGAGAAATATATAAAAGGGATTTGAGAAAATTAAAAATAAATTAA
- a CDS encoding permease-like cell division protein FtsX — MSFSFIIRETYTGIKNNLRMAFTSVLIMSFSLFFFIFFVILTLNSFNVIYERSSKLMFEVYHTENLDDKSLNFLADILKSLRGVYKVEYIDSKKGREFFLNEYPEYKELLTLFNEDIFPPKFTLHLKPYLLLRGEIMELKSFILRLPFVKEVYFGEEYILKIFKILLFLIFIDIFFFFFLLFLLTITILQTLRLTIRSRLNLIELLYLVGSDEEYIRSPFALEGSLYGLSGSIIAVILSLLFFSFLKKFFGISFNFVFTVLISMVAFGTFLGFLSSQIALSDIKKI; from the coding sequence ATGTCCTTTTCTTTTATTATAAGAGAAACATATACAGGAATTAAAAATAATCTGAGGATGGCTTTTACAAGTGTTTTAATTATGTCCTTTTCTTTATTTTTCTTTATTTTTTTTGTGATATTAACTTTAAATTCCTTTAATGTTATATATGAAAGATCCTCTAAATTAATGTTTGAAGTTTATCATACAGAAAATCTTGATGATAAAAGTTTAAATTTTTTGGCAGATATTTTAAAATCCTTAAGGGGGGTATATAAAGTTGAGTATATTGATTCAAAAAAGGGAAGAGAATTTTTTTTAAATGAATATCCTGAATATAAGGAACTATTAACTCTTTTTAATGAAGATATATTTCCTCCAAAATTTACACTTCACTTAAAACCCTATTTACTTTTAAGAGGAGAGATAATGGAATTAAAATCCTTTATTTTAAGACTTCCCTTTGTTAAAGAAGTTTATTTTGGCGAGGAATATATTTTAAAAATTTTCAAAATCCTTTTATTTTTGATTTTTATTGATATTTTTTTCTTCTTTTTCCTTTTATTTTTACTTACAATAACAATCCTCCAAACACTCAGATTAACTATAAGGTCAAGATTAAATCTTATTGAACTTTTATATCTTGTTGGTTCAGATGAGGAATATATTAGATCTCCCTTTGCACTTGAAGGCTCTTTATACGGTCTTTCAGGTTCTATAATAGCAGTAATACTTTCTCTTTTATTCTTTTCCTTTCTTAAAAAATTTTTTGGAATAAGTTTTAATTTTGTATTTACAGTTTTAATTTCAATGGTTGCCTTTGGAACATTTCTTGGATTTCTTTCTTCACAGATAGCTCTGTCAGATATAAAGAAAATATGA
- a CDS encoding TIGR04013 family B12-binding domain/radical SAM domain-containing protein: protein MKKNYAFVIYYNKNNKYSFNALLGAIETEESLNNIKIYFIKNKKNFITEIEHIIKEHKKVIIGVSFFTTQLWDINKIVKTLREKFGKKILLISGGPHPTGDPEGTLKMGFDIVVRGEGEETIIELLKKIFNDEDFKTVKGITFFDDNGVMKFTGKREQVDLNKYHPFAIKYEKFGPIEITRGCPFACYFCQTPRIFGARIRHRNIENICKYVEYMKNKNLLDIRFITPDAFSYGSNDGKKINLLELEELLKNVKKIIKPEGRIFFGTFPSEVRPEHVNEETIELILKYADNDNITIGAQSGSQRILDLCNRGHKVEDVYNAVKITLKAGLKANVDFIFGLPGETEEDINLTIKVIEDLTKMGAYIHTHAFIPLPQTPFAKSPPKGVNEKTKKIIGKISSKGFAFGSWQKQEKIAFKIYQYLNPKPIPK, encoded by the coding sequence ATGAAAAAAAATTATGCTTTTGTAATTTATTATAACAAAAATAATAAATATAGCTTTAATGCATTGTTAGGCGCCATTGAAACTGAAGAATCCCTCAACAATATAAAGATTTACTTTATCAAAAATAAAAAAAATTTTATCACAGAAATTGAACATATAATTAAGGAACATAAAAAAGTAATAATTGGTGTATCTTTTTTTACCACACAATTATGGGATATAAATAAAATTGTTAAAACATTAAGAGAAAAATTTGGTAAAAAGATATTACTTATCTCAGGAGGACCTCACCCAACAGGAGACCCAGAAGGAACACTTAAAATGGGATTTGATATTGTTGTAAGAGGTGAAGGAGAAGAAACAATAATTGAACTTTTAAAAAAAATCTTTAATGATGAAGATTTTAAAACCGTTAAAGGAATTACCTTTTTTGATGATAATGGAGTTATGAAATTCACAGGTAAAAGAGAACAAGTTGACTTAAATAAATATCATCCCTTTGCAATAAAATATGAAAAATTTGGACCTATTGAAATAACAAGGGGATGCCCTTTTGCCTGTTATTTCTGCCAGACTCCAAGAATCTTTGGTGCAAGAATAAGACATAGAAATATTGAAAATATATGTAAATATGTGGAGTATATGAAAAATAAAAATCTCTTAGATATAAGATTTATAACACCTGACGCCTTCTCATACGGTTCAAATGATGGTAAAAAAATTAACCTCCTTGAATTGGAAGAACTTTTAAAAAATGTCAAAAAAATTATCAAACCAGAAGGAAGAATTTTCTTTGGAACATTTCCATCAGAAGTCAGACCTGAACATGTAAATGAGGAAACAATAGAATTGATATTAAAATATGCTGACAATGATAATATTACAATCGGTGCCCAATCTGGAAGTCAGAGAATTTTAGATTTATGTAACAGAGGACATAAAGTAGAGGATGTCTATAATGCAGTAAAAATTACACTAAAAGCAGGTCTTAAAGCAAATGTAGATTTTATTTTTGGATTGCCCGGTGAAACTGAAGAAGATATTAACCTTACAATAAAAGTAATAGAAGACTTAACAAAAATGGGAGCTTATATTCATACACATGCATTTATACCTTTACCTCAAACACCTTTTGCTAAATCACCCCCAAAAGGAGTTAATGAAAAAACTAAAAAAATTATAGGAAAAATTAGCTCAAAGGGTTTTGCTTTTGGAAGCTGGCAAAAACAGGAAAAAATTGCCTTTAAAATATACCAGTATCTAAATCCAAAACCCATTCCAAAGTAA
- a CDS encoding DnaJ domain-containing protein: MEEYKNYYEILGVKITASIGEIEKAYRKLIIDLHPDKFKKFGGEVYKKAVERFTLINEAYSILSNPDKRKKYDEMLKNGNFTPPQIKAKKIQARNAFNMGKEVFEKGEYAKAGMYFKSALLLDPLFHEARAYLAISYVRSNRKKEEVLEILKIYDNHMDEINDPELYYIIARAYLAAGEKNKAKEVLEKGLKLFKNNDKLNKLYKEIGGIFKIFPFK, translated from the coding sequence ATGGAAGAATATAAAAATTATTACGAGATTCTGGGTGTAAAGATTACGGCTTCAATTGGGGAAATAGAAAAAGCTTATAGAAAACTTATAATAGATTTACATCCTGATAAATTTAAAAAATTTGGGGGAGAGGTTTATAAGAAGGCTGTGGAAAGGTTTACCCTTATAAATGAGGCATACAGTATTTTATCAAACCCTGATAAAAGGAAAAAGTATGATGAGATGTTAAAAAATGGTAATTTTACTCCGCCACAGATAAAAGCAAAAAAAATACAGGCGAGAAATGCTTTTAATATGGGAAAAGAAGTTTTTGAAAAAGGAGAATATGCAAAAGCGGGAATGTATTTTAAGTCAGCACTTTTACTTGACCCTCTTTTTCATGAAGCAAGAGCATACCTTGCAATAAGTTATGTAAGGTCAAACAGAAAAAAAGAAGAGGTTCTTGAAATTTTAAAAATATATGATAATCATATGGATGAAATTAATGATCCTGAACTATATTACATAATAGCGAGAGCATACCTTGCTGCAGGTGAGAAGAATAAAGCTAAGGAGGTTCTTGAAAAAGGTTTAAAACTTTTTAAAAATAATGATAAATTAAATAAACTGTATAAAGAAATTGGTGGAATTTTTAAAATTTTTCCTTTTAAATAA
- a CDS encoding peptidoglycan DD-metalloendopeptidase family protein, with product MSILLLIIINAGLKSKIDSLNLELKKIREERKILEKEETKTLYSLESINKEIQVLGELEKSLISERISLEKEVSDLENLIKENEKELEKTKDVIKEFLISLYKYGKLSPLNIIRGQGSFLNFYTGLLALKKGIEFKKELLDKGTLLVKSLREKKESYNLKVKNLKEIEVVTAEKKMELLESRKEKEKILQELRKKKKEQEKLEKELVYQVKKFEELLEKIERERMAKVKKEIPEKIPKRVFNWPIKGEIVSYFGNLWHPEYKTKVKNNGIDIKAKPGDKVYSADAGVVVYSDLFMGYGLTVIIDHGDGFYTVYAGLSKIYVFPGKAVSKGEPLGEVGISIFSSNYTLHFEVRYGGKALDPLLFLPFES from the coding sequence ATGAGTATACTTCTTTTAATAATTATAAATGCAGGTTTAAAATCCAAGATTGATTCTTTAAATCTTGAATTAAAAAAAATAAGAGAAGAAAGAAAAATCCTTGAAAAAGAAGAAACAAAAACACTCTATTCCCTTGAATCCATTAATAAAGAAATACAGGTTTTAGGTGAATTGGAAAAATCCTTAATTTCAGAGAGAATTTCTCTTGAAAAGGAAGTTTCAGATCTTGAGAATTTAATCAAGGAGAATGAAAAGGAGCTTGAAAAAACAAAAGATGTAATTAAAGAGTTTCTTATTTCACTTTATAAATATGGGAAATTAAGTCCTTTAAATATAATAAGGGGTCAGGGTTCTTTTTTAAATTTTTATACAGGGCTACTTGCTCTTAAAAAGGGTATTGAATTTAAGAAAGAACTACTTGACAAAGGGACCTTACTTGTTAAAAGTTTAAGGGAAAAAAAAGAATCCTATAATTTAAAGGTTAAAAATTTAAAAGAAATTGAGGTAGTAACAGCTGAGAAGAAAATGGAACTTCTTGAGAGCAGAAAGGAAAAGGAAAAAATTTTACAGGAACTGAGAAAAAAGAAAAAAGAACAGGAAAAACTTGAAAAAGAACTTGTCTATCAGGTTAAGAAATTTGAGGAATTACTTGAAAAAATTGAAAGAGAAAGAATGGCAAAAGTTAAAAAGGAAATACCTGAAAAAATTCCTAAAAGGGTTTTTAACTGGCCTATAAAGGGTGAAATAGTTTCTTATTTTGGCAACCTCTGGCATCCTGAATATAAAACAAAAGTTAAAAACAATGGAATTGATATAAAGGCAAAACCAGGTGATAAAGTTTATTCAGCAGATGCGGGTGTTGTTGTATATTCTGACTTATTTATGGGTTACGGTTTAACTGTTATAATAGACCATGGAGACGGTTTTTATACAGTTTATGCTGGACTCTCAAAAATATATGTTTTCCCCGGAAAGGCAGTATCCAAAGGAGAGCCCCTCGGGGAGGTGGGAATTTCAATTTTTAGTTCAAATTATACCTTGCATTTTGAAGTAAGATATGGTGGGAAAGCTTTAGATCCGCTCTTGTTTTTACCCTTTGAAAGTTAA
- a CDS encoding CvpA family protein, with product MHPFDIFTVFVLLLSFLIGVIYGLWRLITSWFSLAFSFLFSYNLSPLLKKFLPKFVPFSHFLTFILIFLFSIVLFAFLFKIGEKAIKSLGLSFWDKLLGSIFLFFLSILLILAIIHLLESLSLSYLIKGAKTPSILLEIESKVLNKFI from the coding sequence ATGCATCCTTTTGATATTTTTACAGTTTTTGTTTTGCTCCTTTCTTTCTTAATAGGAGTTATTTACGGTTTATGGCGTCTTATAACTTCCTGGTTTTCCCTTGCTTTTTCTTTTCTTTTTTCCTATAATCTCTCTCCTCTTCTAAAAAAATTTTTACCCAAATTCGTTCCTTTCTCACACTTTTTAACCTTTATCTTAATTTTTTTATTTTCAATTGTATTATTTGCCTTTCTCTTTAAAATTGGAGAAAAAGCCATTAAAAGTTTAGGTCTTTCTTTCTGGGATAAACTTTTAGGAAGTATATTTTTATTTTTTTTATCAATTCTTCTTATTCTTGCAATAATCCATTTACTTGAAAGTCTTTCGCTTTCTTATTTAATTAAAGGAGCAAAAACTCCCTCAATACTTCTTGAAATAGAATCAAAAGTTTTAAATAAATTTATATGA
- a CDS encoding arylamine N-acetyltransferase, with product MLIKDRDLKAFEFLSEKFNLKKEENELFFLKKVLKIFSEIPYENLTKIIEAESKNFEKKLRTPYYIIRDFFEKGAGGTCFSLVYFLKNFLEYLGFKPCFLLADRSYGENTHTLVSLEIEGKKYLCDVGYLIYEPILLESDFFKFKTLAYDFIYEERKDGIYVYTESEKGFKKFRFKIKKEKVNEDDFISAWKKSFEFEMMNHVIVSKKVRDGIIYIRDGHFHKIKEGKTFYKKLEEKEMIKIFEELNIKRDLILKVKGFIK from the coding sequence ATGTTAATAAAGGATAGGGATTTAAAGGCTTTTGAATTTCTTTCAGAAAAATTTAATTTAAAAAAAGAAGAAAATGAATTGTTTTTTTTAAAAAAAGTTCTTAAGATATTTTCAGAAATTCCCTATGAAAATTTAACAAAGATAATTGAGGCGGAAAGTAAAAATTTTGAAAAAAAATTAAGGACACCCTATTATATTATCAGAGATTTTTTTGAAAAAGGCGCAGGTGGAACCTGTTTTTCTCTTGTTTATTTTTTAAAAAATTTTCTTGAGTATTTAGGTTTTAAACCTTGTTTTTTACTTGCAGATAGGAGTTACGGTGAAAATACCCATACCCTTGTGTCCCTTGAAATTGAAGGTAAAAAATATCTGTGTGATGTTGGATACCTGATTTATGAGCCCATCCTTCTTGAAAGTGATTTCTTTAAATTTAAAACATTAGCCTATGATTTTATTTATGAAGAAAGAAAAGACGGAATATATGTTTATACGGAAAGTGAAAAGGGATTCAAAAAATTCAGGTTTAAAATAAAAAAAGAAAAAGTTAATGAAGATGATTTTATATCAGCCTGGAAAAAATCCTTTGAATTTGAAATGATGAATCATGTTATTGTTTCAAAAAAAGTAAGGGATGGAATTATATACATAAGGGATGGACACTTTCATAAAATAAAAGAGGGAAAAACTTTTTATAAAAAACTTGAAGAAAAGGAAATGATAAAAATTTTTGAGGAACTGAATATAAAAAGGGATTTAATTTTAAAAGTTAAGGGATTTATAAAATGA
- a CDS encoding glycosyltransferase family 4 protein — protein sequence MKILMVSDAYYPFPGGVSEHMHHLSKALRERGHIVKILTASYNHGEKEENCVLRVGKVHILPLNFTQITFTWEKYLRKKLREIFKEEFDIVHTHGPLGHNLPYHALIFSRSKNIATFHTAFIGFNFYRLARIFYKESFKKIDKVICVSKKAKKEIEKYFPFGNYVIIPNGVDTKRFNPEGEKIEKNNFTVLYVGRFEKRKGPLIFLKAAKILREKGYREIEFWMVGKGPLFTNSKKYAEENNLNVRFFGFVEPNELPKIFRSADIYVSPAIGGETFGIVLIEAMASGVPVISSDIEGYNEVIKDGINGLLFKNKKEKDLAEKIEILINDKSLREKIRERGLKFSKEFDWNKIAEKVEFIYKC from the coding sequence ATGAAAATCTTAATGGTTTCTGATGCCTATTACCCATTTCCAGGAGGCGTATCAGAACACATGCATCACCTTTCAAAAGCTTTAAGAGAAAGGGGGCATATTGTTAAAATTCTCACTGCCTCTTATAATCATGGTGAAAAAGAAGAAAATTGTGTTTTAAGAGTTGGAAAAGTTCATATTTTACCACTCAACTTTACCCAGATAACTTTTACATGGGAAAAATATTTAAGAAAAAAATTAAGAGAAATTTTTAAGGAGGAATTTGATATAGTTCATACTCATGGACCACTTGGTCACAATTTGCCCTACCATGCCTTAATTTTTTCTCGTTCAAAGAATATAGCCACTTTCCATACTGCCTTTATAGGTTTTAATTTTTACAGGTTGGCAAGAATATTTTATAAGGAAAGTTTTAAAAAAATTGATAAAGTTATCTGTGTATCAAAAAAAGCAAAAAAAGAAATTGAAAAATATTTTCCCTTTGGAAATTATGTTATCATTCCAAATGGAGTTGATACAAAAAGGTTTAATCCTGAAGGAGAGAAAATTGAGAAAAATAATTTTACAGTTTTATATGTTGGAAGATTTGAAAAAAGAAAAGGACCTTTAATTTTCTTAAAGGCTGCTAAAATTTTAAGGGAAAAGGGTTATAGGGAAATAGAATTCTGGATGGTTGGAAAGGGTCCTTTATTTACTAATTCAAAAAAATATGCTGAAGAAAACAATCTAAATGTAAGATTTTTTGGGTTTGTTGAACCTAATGAGTTACCAAAAATTTTTAGGAGTGCTGATATTTATGTATCACCTGCAATAGGAGGAGAGACTTTTGGTATTGTTTTGATTGAGGCAATGGCCTCAGGTGTTCCGGTTATATCTTCAGACATAGAGGGATACAATGAGGTCATAAAAGATGGAATAAACGGGCTTTTATTTAAAAATAAAAAGGAAAAGGACCTTGCAGAAAAAATAGAAATTTTAATAAATGATAAATCTTTAAGAGAAAAAATAAGAGAAAGGGGATTAAAATTTTCAAAAGAATTTGACTGGAATAAAATTGCTGAAAAGGTAGAATTTATTTATAAATGTTAA